The Claveliimonas bilis genome window below encodes:
- the rsmA gene encoding 16S rRNA (adenine(1518)-N(6)/adenine(1519)-N(6))-dimethyltransferase RsmA, which produces MGATLGNPQNTIEILKKYNFSFQKKFGQNFLIDTHVLDKIIAAAEITKDDFVLEIGPGIGTMTQYLAESAGKVTAVEIDKSLIPVLEDTLKEYQNVTIINEDVLKLDLNDLVLKENGGRPIKVVANLPYYITTPIIMGLFEKHVPLESITVMVQKEVADRMQVGPGTKDYGALSLAVQYYAKPYIVANVPPNCFMPRPKVGSAVIRLTVHQEPPVHVEDEKLMFGIIRASFNQRRKTLANGLKNSAELNLSREVIAECIEELGKGPGIRGEALTLEEFAMLSNSIYHKINE; this is translated from the coding sequence TTGGGAGCAACTCTTGGAAATCCGCAGAATACCATTGAGATATTAAAAAAATATAATTTTTCATTTCAAAAAAAATTCGGACAAAATTTTCTTATAGATACTCATGTGCTTGACAAAATCATAGCAGCAGCAGAAATCACAAAGGATGATTTTGTGCTGGAGATAGGTCCCGGAATCGGGACGATGACACAGTATCTTGCAGAATCTGCAGGGAAGGTTACGGCAGTAGAAATCGACAAGTCTTTGATACCTGTTCTTGAAGATACCCTGAAAGAGTACCAGAATGTAACAATTATTAATGAAGATGTTCTTAAGCTTGATCTTAATGATCTGGTTTTGAAAGAAAATGGAGGAAGGCCCATCAAAGTAGTGGCAAATCTTCCATATTATATTACGACGCCCATTATTATGGGATTATTTGAAAAGCATGTTCCATTGGAAAGCATCACGGTTATGGTGCAGAAAGAGGTGGCAGACCGCATGCAGGTCGGTCCCGGAACCAAGGATTACGGCGCATTGTCTCTGGCAGTGCAGTATTACGCCAAGCCGTATATTGTGGCAAATGTTCCGCCCAACTGTTTTATGCCAAGACCAAAAGTAGGATCGGCAGTCATACGGCTTACGGTACATCAGGAACCTCCTGTACATGTGGAGGATGAGAAGCTGATGTTTGGGATTATCCGGGCGTCCTTCAATCAGAGAAGAAAAACATTGGCGAATGGATTGAAAAACTCAGCAGAGCTGAATCTTTCCAGAGAAGTAATTGCAGAATGCATCGAAGAACTCGGCAAAGGGCCGGGGATCCGGGGAGAGGCATTGACGCTGGAAGAGTTTGCGATGCTCAGTAATAGCATTTATCACAAGATAAATGAGTAA
- a CDS encoding TatD family hydrolase produces the protein MIFDTHAHYDDEQFNPDREELLSSMEAGGVGTIMNVSASFDSCENVLGLARQYPFVYAAIGVHPDHVGCLDEEKIQKMQELLEDEKALAVGEIGLDYYWKEEPEEIQQKWFIRQLQLAKDMDLPVIIHSRDAAADTLRIMKEHGRDIGGVIHCFSYSREIALEYVKMGYYIGIGGVVTFKNGRKLKEVAEAVPLSSIVLETDCPYLAPVPNRGKRNHSLNLTYVAEEIARIKGISASDVIEETEKNARNLYRL, from the coding sequence ATGATTTTTGATACCCATGCACATTATGATGATGAACAATTTAATCCGGACAGAGAAGAACTGCTTTCGTCCATGGAAGCCGGAGGAGTCGGCACGATCATGAATGTAAGCGCATCCTTTGACTCCTGTGAGAATGTGCTTGGCCTGGCCCGTCAATATCCGTTTGTGTATGCAGCGATCGGTGTACATCCTGATCATGTGGGATGTCTGGATGAAGAGAAGATACAGAAAATGCAGGAGCTTCTTGAGGATGAGAAGGCGTTGGCAGTAGGAGAGATCGGACTTGATTATTACTGGAAGGAAGAGCCGGAGGAAATTCAGCAGAAATGGTTTATCCGTCAGCTTCAGCTGGCAAAGGATATGGATCTTCCGGTTATTATTCACAGCAGGGATGCAGCTGCCGATACGCTGCGCATTATGAAAGAGCATGGCAGAGACATTGGCGGTGTGATCCACTGTTTTTCCTATTCCCGGGAGATTGCCCTGGAATATGTGAAAATGGGCTACTACATCGGTATCGGAGGCGTGGTGACATTTAAAAACGGAAGAAAGCTGAAGGAGGTTGCGGAGGCTGTGCCGCTCTCTTCGATCGTACTGGAAACAGATTGTCCGTATCTTGCGCCGGTGCCGAACCGAGGAAAGAGAAATCATTCCCTGAATCTGACCTATGTGGCAGAAGAGATTGCCCGTATAAAGGGGATTTCTGCCAGTGACGTGATAGAAGAGACAGAGAAAAATGCAAGAAATCTGTACAGGCTGTAA